A segment of the Lolium perenne isolate Kyuss_39 chromosome 3, Kyuss_2.0, whole genome shotgun sequence genome:
CACCATCGGAGTTTTAGATGGATAGGATTTGTCCATATTGAATTTCTCCAATATTTTCTGGATATAGGCAGCTTGGTGTACCATTATTCCTTAGGGAAGGTGCTCGAGTTGGAGACCCAAGCAAAATTTGGTTTGACccaaatccttcatctcaaattTTGTCTTTAGATGATTGCGTGCTTCATCAATATCTTGTGTGTTGCCAATGATGTTGAGATCATCGACGTACACTGAATGATGCAAAATCCTGAAGAGGACTTCTTGATGAAGACACATGGGCAGTCATCACTGTTGGAGTAACCCTTGCGAAGAAGGAACTCACTAAGTCGGTTGTACCACATCCGTTCCGGCTGTTTCAAGTCGTATAGAGACTTGTTGAGTTTTACACAGTACATGTTGCGTTTTGCGCTTGCATCCGGGACAGAGATTCCGTCTGGAACCTTCATGTAAATGTCCGAATCTAGTGAACCGTAAAGATATGCGGTCACGACGTCCATCAACTGCATAGATAGACGATTTTGCACTGCCAAAGATATTAGATATCGGAAAGTGATACCACTCATAACTGGAGAATATGTCTCACTGAAATCAATGTCGGGTCTCTGCGTGAAACCCTATGCTACGAGCCTTGCCTTGTATCTCACCACCTCATTGTTCTCATTCCGTTTCCGGAGGAAAACCCATTTGAATCCCACAGGGAAAACATTGGGAAGTGTTGGTATTGCTTCTGTGAATACCTTTCTTTTATTAAGCGAGGCAAGTTTTGCTTGTATTGCATCCTTCCATTGAGGTCAGTCAGAGCGTTTTTCACACTCAACGATAGTCCTTGGATCATGATCATTAAGAAGGGTATTTGCAATTGTAGCAGAAAAATAAGTATCGACAATCGTAGACTTACGGTTAAATGATTCTCCTGAATCGATATAGTTGATGGATATCTCGTGCACCGTTGATAACTCTTCGTGATTTTCCAATACGCGTGAGTCTAGGTGTTTCGATGTCCTAGCCAGtgtgtgcaagctggagctgggttgtggaggttgcccttcCACTGGGTGTATACTACCCATAAGGTGTTTGTCAACGTTGAGTTGACTTGCATCTACTGACTTTGAGGAGTTTCTCCTCACTCTCCTTTGCTGCTTGCGAAAAGCAGGATCCTGGTCAGAGGCCGTACTACTCCCCCTCTTTTTGGGAACGGGTAGTTGAGTGGTTTTAGTTGGTACCTCCACTCTTTCAGGCGCATTTCCGGCCGGATTCAAGGATTTTGTGACACCTTTTAGGTTAGTAAATGAATCTGGCAGATTATTTGCAAGATGTTGCAAATTTATGATTTTACGAACTTGGAGTTCGCTCTCTTGGGTACGTGGATCAGAGGCTGAAATGGCAAGAGCATTCCAATCAATTTCCGGGCATTCTTTCTGGTACTTGAAATCTCCCCCTAATGCCGGGAAATGTTCTTCATCAAATATGCAATCTGCGTGACGGGCTGTGAATAGGTCCCCAGTAAGAGGTTTCAGGTACTTAATAATCGACACTGATTTGTACCCCACATAGATCCCCAGTTTTCTGTGTGGGCCCATGGATGTCCGCTGAGGTGGTGAGATCGGGATGTATGTAGCACATCCGAACTTACGCAGATGGGAAATGCTAGGTGGATTTCCACGTACTAATTGCAGAGAGGAAGTACTGTGATATGCAGTAGGTCGCAATTGTATTAAGTCAGCAGCGTGTAAAACTGCATGACCCTAACAAGACGTTGGCAAGCTACAATTCATCAACAAAGGTCTTGCTGATAACGTGTTAGAAGGTATCGAGAGGGAATCGAGCGAGAGAGACAATGATTCAATCAACTGTGTTTATTCCATTGATGAACATGTATTTATACAAGGTGAAACGTCGCCTCTACATCGTGGGAGCGTCGTGACGGTTGTCGAAGCAACCGCACAAGATATTACATAGGGAGGATTATCCCTTTAATTATTGAACTAATTAAATCCTAACACTTATAAAGTAACTACGAGCGTGTGCTATAACTAGCTCTTGTATGAAAGCTATTTCTCTCATTTTTCATGTCTCTATCCTCTACATGTACAAATTTATCGTGTAAGCAGGCTATAATTCCACTCTTGTACTTGCTCTAAACCGGAATAGAGAGTACTAGTAGCCATTAGGATTAGAAAACGTGCATGTTCTTGGCTGACCTCACAACGTACTGGCACGCTCTTTCTTCCATTGACTGGCAACTTCCGTGAGTTGTGGCTTGTGACTTGGGCACTAAACTAGGGCCGGAAAGTGTTAGATTAGCTTCGAGCCATGTGAGTTAGACCGCTTCTTCTGAGTAGGTTATCTCTTTTGCGCTGTAGGTTCTTTAAGTAAGGATGTGTTCGGTTTTAGGAtgaagtggaatggaatggaaccattccattccattccattccactccattccattccacttcaTACTTGTGTTCGGTTGCACTGGAATGGCAAGGAACCTAATTAGTCTAAATACTCTATTAATTAGACCCTAATTTAATCTAAAATTTTAATTAACCTAAATTATGCCTAATACTGCCTAATAGATGGGAGAGCAGGGCCTCCATCCGCGTCGCCTGCCTGGCTGGCCCCGCCGCCGCGCTCCCTGGCCGCCGCGCTGGCTGGCCCGCCGCCGCGCTCCCTCGGCCGCCGCCGTGCCGGCTGGCCGCCGCCTCTGGCTGGCCCCGCCGCCGCGCTCCCGGGCTGGCCGCCGCCGGCTGGCCCGCCGCCGCGCTCCTCGGCCGCCGCGCTCCTCGCCCGCCGCCGCGCTCCCTGGCCGCCGCCGCGCTGGCTGGCCCCGCCGCCGCGCTCCCTGGCCGCCGCGCtcccggccgcgccgccgcgctccctggccgccgccgcgctccctggccgcgctggcTAGGCTGGCCGCCGCTCGTTCCGCGCTGGAGAGAAAACGATTAGCAGCTGATTGAGCTCGTTCCGCGCGGTCCGGCCGATTCGGCCGGACGGATTGGGACGGCATATTCCGGGAATATGCTCTTTCGGGGAACGAGTTGGTTCCATCCCATTCCTCAGAATTCTGGAACCGAACGCCAGGATGGGAGCTAGGCACGGGACGGTTCCATCCCGTTCCTTGCCATTCTGGAACCGAACACATCCTAAGATCGGCTTGATATATATCTCTAACTCACATACTCCGTATATGTTTTCCTAACCGTTGAGCTAACCAATTTGTTTATGGCCTCTTTAGCTAGCTAGCTAAGCTACTGCTACGGAGCTGCATGCGGCGACTAAGATAAAGCGCGCCGCGTGTGGGTTCAGACTGTTCTTCGGTGCCATGCCAATACGACCGTAGATGGATTCAGCCACTTGGCAGAGGGATTCTGCCACTTGGCCGAGGAATTCTGAATGTCAATCCTGAATCTTTTGGATGGATCCAGGCTGAATTCATTCGGATGGAGCGTTTACTGATGACGAAGTGTTTACGGCAATAGTATTTTGTTTCCATCAAGTGTAACAAGAGAGAGTATTTTTTACAAGAGACTTTTTTTGTCTCTCAAGAAAATTGCATATTTTTCGTCACTTACTTTCTCCAAACCTATTCGATCTCATACCTGATCCGAAGCGGTTCTCGAGCTGACATGGTGTTGTTTTTGACTTAGCATGCAGTCAAATTTGGCATACCCCTAGTTTATTCTTCCTCCTTATCATGGATATTTCGTGTATAGTTGGTGAGTAGATCCTCGCCTCCTCGGACACTCCTCTGGCATTGCTTCGACAAGCGAGGATGCTACAATACCTTATGTAGAACCTGAGCCATTGGATCATAGATGGAAGGATGAGATCTATTTGGACTGCAGCCTTGTTATTATGGCGAACTGTGACACTATATTGTGTACTAGTATAGTAAATGTATTATGTAGTAGTAACTTCATCATCGAATTTGTGCCGCTTTATATCGAATGGTTTGGCAAAACTCCAGTGTTTCTGCCACCGAGGATCGTCGGAAGGAAGAAAACCCTAGCCACCACACTAGGGGAAGTATTTGTTAGGCGCTCTTTTTGGCCATGCATTATTAGCCGAACCATATTTAGATTGAGTATATATAGATGCTGAGTCAAGTATTTTCACCAGCTTTCCTTTTGGCACTCTCACGACACATATACCGTGTGGTGTTAACGTGCATTTTCAGAACATGGATACAATGGAACCCGATTAAACTTACTATGCCAATAAATTACATAGTTACATGATCACTAAGTTACAAAAATGTcgggaggagggggagggggaggggagtTCCTTTAGATTGTTCATGTAGAACTTATCATTTTTGCGTAAGCTATATACTTTTAAATTTGGGTATGAAAAATGACATGCACGTAAATACAAATTCGTGTAAGTTCTAAATGCGAAAAATATATTTGAATTTTTTAAGACAACCAGGTTTCGCTTAACCTGGATGCCGCTGCCGTATTTCTACGTGTGGTGATAGAGACCAAACTATTCAACTCCGGTAGCCGAGAGCCCAAGACTTTGCATACCATCCAGCACACGATAAAAGAGGCGTGACGGCAAGAATTTCCTGCCTGATTCAACAATTCCCCACAAATTTCAAAGAATGAATAGTGTATTTGTACAATCTGGCTGACAACTTATACTACACTGGACACTGTCAGCAGCGTGAGACCGACACGCGGGCCGGCATGCCAGTCTCAAACCGCTGACAATAACCAAGAGGGGTTTTCTCCCTCCAAATTTCAAACTACAGTCTACACTAGTACTAAACGCGTGGAACACAACAGTAATACTAGTACTCCTCCCGTTCTAACCTGAGCTAAACAACCCCAAAAAAATCAACTCTTCAAATCAATGCTTTGACAAACGAAGCCAAGAAAAATTAAAGAACAATTGGTTTGGACATGATCGCCGTTGAACGTTTCAACGGATCGACGTGTGCCTGACGGAGCCGCGCCGCCGCTCCTCGTACCAGCAGATGCAGCTGAGCGCGACGAGCACCTCGACGATGGCCGCCTCCGCCTTCTCCTTGTCCGCCCAGCGCAGCGTCTGCAGCGCGTAGACGCGCGTCCCGCCGTCGAAGCGCCGCGTCCGGTCCATGGTCCGCTCCGCCTGCCACTGCACCGTGTGGTGCGCCATGGGGCCGAGCCACGCCATGATCCGCGCCACCGCCTCCTTCCAGCCGTCCGCCAGCCCGGCGTCCAGCGGGCCCGGGTCCCGCCACCAGTCGCGCAGCTTCGACCGCACCGCCGCCCGGAGCTTCCCGGGCAGCATCTCGTACATCTCGGCGCGCTCCGCGTTGGCCTCCTCCTGCCGGCCCTCGGCCTCCATTTGCAGCAGCTCCTCCGCGGACACGATCACGTTCGCGTACTGCTGCTCCAGCCCCGCGCCGCCGAGCGTGCTGGGCGGCGCGTCCAGGAGCTTGCGCCAGTCCACGCCGGGCTTGTGCCCCGACAGCGGCCTCAGCCCGATGATCGGGCACGAGTTGCTTAGGTGCTGCTGCATCGGCGGGTGGACACGGGCCGGCGCCCCGAGTTCCCGCTCCCGCCGCGTGATCGGGCCCGACGACGCTCTCGCCTTCCCTGCCCGCGGGCTCAGCAGCTTGGACAGCCTGGCCTGGACGCTGTCGCCGGCGGTGCACGGCATCGGCGGGGGCAGGCCGGGCACGTAGTGGCCGAAGACGGTGCAGATGCGGACGAACACGGCGCAGGCGGCGCGCGCCATGAGGCCGACGGCCTTCTCGTAGCTCTTGCTCCACAGCGACTCCTCCTTGAGCCGCCGCACCTTGAGCAGCTGCGTCTTGATCTCCTGGCGCAGCGAGTCGGCGCCGAACGtgtcgcctcctcctccaccggtcAAGAGGTGCGTGGGCGGGTCGGTCGTGAGCTTGGCCGGGATGGGCCCGCTGTGTCGGATCCAGCCGCGGGAGGTGAGCTTGCGCTCGTCGGCCTCCAGCTCGCCGAGCGCCTCCATCTCGGAGCAGAGCCTGGAGGTGGCCGCCACGAGGCGCTCCATCTTCTTGGCCTTGACCTTGAGCCCCTTGGCGACGAGCGGGTCGATCCGCGCGTCGTGCGCGCCGGCCTTGAGGCTGGCGTAGACGCCCCCGAAGTCGATCCCGCAGCGCAGGCCGAGCCgcgccacggcggcggcggcagcgtcgaGCGAGAGGACCAGCTCGGCGCAGGCCAGGCGGAGCAGGAAGGCCTGGTCGGTGGAGTTGAGGTAGGACACGCCCGAGGAGCGCATGGCGTCGGAGCGCAGCCGGGAGACCTCCTGCTCCGACAGCGAGCGGTGCAGCGACAGCAGCCTCgacatggccgccgccgcctcgaaGGCCAGGATCCCCAGCGACGCCTGCGGCACCGCGGGCAGCCGGAAGTCCACCGGCAGCCACGAGGCCGCCAGCTTCTGCGCAACCATCGGTCGTTGCTCGATCCCACgtaacagcagcagcagctcgaGATGGATGATGGATCGGTCGGTCGGTTGTTGGCGGGATTCTGGTGAACGTACGTGAAGCTTGGATTGCTTTCGATCGTCTTGTTATATGAGGAGGAGCAGACAATCAAGCCATGGATGAATGATTCGCGAGCTGGCTTCCTCGCCGGCTCGTCGACGCGCTTGCGGGTACGAGTTTGGTTGGGTTGGTTGGTATGGTCGTCACAAACTTTCTTATATACTGCAACTGCAAGCTTGGTAATCAGAAGGTCGGGGATGGCGATTGTGTGCGAGGGTTAAGTAGCAGTGGTAGTAGAAGAAGAGCAGAGGACAGCGTGCGTCGGGATGAGAAGGAGAAGACACGGTCGCCGGGTGGGAAAGCGCAGCCGAAACGGTAGGCGCGGTACCTAGCTTGCCAGACGACGGAACGACCGTCTGTTGCGGCGTTTTGTTTTCTTTGATTTTCGAGTGTTCGTTCCGGGGTGGGGTGGGGCCACGTCCTCGCCTGTTATTTTATGCCGTAATCGGCCTGGCTCGGTCCGAGGTTACGGCCGCTGAGAGCTGCTTCAACCAATCCATGGGCTCGGGATCTATGCTCTACCTATAGCATTCGTCGACAATAAAATTAAGGGTTTCTTCAGTGCGAGTCTGGGATCGTCACGGATTCGCGGGGGAATTGATCTCTTCCCGTGAAATTGCCCAGACATTTTCCAAGTAGGATCCATTCTAGTAATATGCCCGTTTTGGGTTTCGTCgtcgatgaagcaaggttcaggaATCAGGAACATGGCTGTATTCAGGCAATACTGCCCATGCCCTTTAGGCAAAGATGCACCAAGCTAACATGGATCGTGCACATGGCCTAGTGGCGTATTGTAGTACAAGGCATCTACATGCATGCATGTGTACGTGTTACTTACCAACTAAGATACTGTTGTAAGATGGATGGTACTACTCAATCACAAGATTCACCTCCACCAACTCGTTTTCTCTTACACAAGACACTCGCCCCTCTTCCTAACCTAGCCGCACCTTCGCACTTCTCCGGCCTGCCTAAACCGGTGTCAGGAGGGATTGAAAACCCGATCTATGTGTGGAGTTCTTAATAGAAACATTTTTTTCAATAGAGTAAGTTACTGTTTTGGTACCATCTTTTTGTTCGCCTCCGCATCAATGAAGATTGGAGAGTCTACAATGAGTGATTTTCGGTGCTTCGTTCGACGACGAGATCTCATTCCCGATGTCAGTGATGGTGTTGGAAATTAAATTTCTCTAGGCATGGTCCTTTAATTAGATCTTGCTTCGCCAACTCATTTTTGGATCTTTTCTCATGATTGCCGCAAAGAGGATTATCCTCACAATATTTTCCCCGGTTGCTACGTCCTCGCCAATGGCGATTCGTACTCTCTCCAGCGATGTCGACCAAGCTATTCTGTTGTTTTTCCCTAACATACTCGTGTCAGTACTATTACCGATGTTAATTGACTACTTCAATGGGTGTGTGCGTACACGTAGCCTTGATATTATGGTTTaaattaaaattttgaaaaaacctTTGTTGGTATTTGAAGATTGTGGTTTGGTATTTACATTCTTCTGCCTTCAGGAAAGTAAAAGGTTGTGTCGTGGAATAAAAAGAGTTCGAAGACCTTGATGATTTGCTCTTTTTtatactttattttgtaatcgccaGAGACAAGTCgtatatctctaccatgtactgtttactagtataaatatatatgatatTGATTGTAGAAACAAAAACTCAGAGAATTCGATCCCCATACCCTCGACCAGTACCATTCAAAAGTAAATGTTTACTCAACGAGTGTACTAGGTAACTAAGTAAGTGAATGAAGATTTCTAGCTCTCGAGCTCGAGTGATTCCATTTTTTTTATTAGAAGATCATATTTataaattttattttattttagaatAGAAATTCAGTTGTAGCCAATGGTGCTTTACACAAACGTGTATACTTTATAttctgagctacacaaaaatgataaaagtACAGATCCGGCTATGCTTATTTTCAAATCTCTACTTTTATCAAATTTTGTCATATTTATGTAAGCACTGTACTTTTCAGTTTGGGAGATAAATAATCATATACACATCCATGTAAATTAAGCAAGTctactttttttttcattttcagaGACGGTTTCATTTTCTCTGAAACCCGAAATATATTACAGACACTCAATATGTGTTGCTCCAACCAAGCATCAAAATCACTAATTAAGATTATACTATAGATAGTGGTTAATATCGGCAGTCACGGGCCCTTTTACACTCGACGGATTATACATAGTTTAGCTGAGTCACATGTAGCTAGCCCGCAGTTTGTTGCTGGTTCTTCCAGCCACGGAAGTCAGAGCTCGAGTAATTGACATCACGAGCAGATGGGGCGATAAGATTGGACGGGATCGAATTTACTTCTAAGTCGTCGACAGCGTCGTTCGTCCCCGCCTCATGGCGGCCTGACACTGACGCTATCACGCTAATATCCTCTCGTGACATTTAGCGTGTGTTTAGTAGGTCGGCTCCTCTCAACAAGCGTTTCTCATCTCATCCCTGCTGACCTCAACTGTATTGAGTTGAGAATTTTAGCTTGTTTGGCAGACCGTATGAGTTGAGAAATTCTGAGTGGAGAAGTTGTTTGGTTCTCATGTATGACCTGAGCAGTCCTATACTAAAataaaaagcaatcaggtccctaAATACAAAAcgaaaaagcaatcgggtccctgaATAGAAAACtttaaaagcaatcgggtcctgtAATGTTGGGCTCAGGCTTGAGGAGCTGCCGCCGGCGAGAGAGCCGCCGCCGGTGAGAGGAGCAGCCGCCGGAAGGTTGAGCCTCTCCTCCCCCGTGCGTGGTGAGGGCAAGCTGGGCCGTCTAGGCCGTTGTCGCGCGAGCACAGCTGCGGTGCAAGATGCAACCATGGCCGTGGACGTCGTCGTCGCGCTCGGTGCGCAGGGAGGCGGCGCTCACGTGGGAGAGGAGGCGCTCGGTGGTAGGAGGCGGCGCTGGCGCTCGGTGCGcagggaggcggcgctggcgccCGGTGCGAGGAGGCGGCGCTCGGTGGGAGGAGGCGTCGCTCGCGTGGGAGAGAGGAGGACGAAGGGTGCGAGGGGGGATGAACGGGTCGGGTGGGGGTCTGGGGGTGGGTGGGGGTCCGAAATAGTGTTTCGCGGGATGAGGAGAGCCCGGGCGAGGAGggaagctcgatttgagcttcgcTCCTCAGCCTGACTCTAAGGTGTTTTTCGTATGAGGTCACCAATGCTAGGAAGGCCCGACCCAACTTAACAACCATGTTCTCTCTCAAATATCTCAGTTGAGATGGAAAAATCTGTGCTcccccgggctaccaaacacatccTCTTATTGATCAACGACCCGGGGGTACCAGTTGGAAGCTTCAGCTCCATACTGTCTCATTTCGAGCTCCAACTAGATACTGGGATTCAGTGAATCACGCAAAATTGGAGAACCGATACACCCTGCATTAATCTCCACCCCCTAGAGAGCCACGGCTGATTCGGTCCATTGTTCCGTTCGGTTCCTGCGGTAGTAGGCGTGCACGTGAACGCGAATTTTTGGTACATGGGTGTCACTCCATCCATCCCTTCCTGAATAAGTGTATATCTATAAAATACAACATAAAAATTAAATTATTAGAAAAAAGAACATCTGACCTTTCTAACAATATATAATTTGTAATATACAttttatattattattattaaatTTATGATTTAGGAATCCGTGCAAGCCCTATGAACTATAACAAAAAGATTATACAATTTAGTTGTCTCTCTCATCTTTTAATTAAAGGAGAGGCATGACGATTGCTGGTTGAGGTGGAGGAGAGGAACGAGGGTTGGAGAATAGACTTGGAGAATGATTACAAGGAGCTAATTGCATTATTTAACTGCATTGGTAGTGTAGATGTATACTTTTTTTTAGGATAAATTTTGAATCTAGATGTACATTTATTTGACGATGGAGGGAGTATGCATCCCATAAATCATAAAATTTATCGTAATTTTAGAAATTaaataaaatttgaaatttcttcAAAATAATAGATAATTAAGTATTATATTCGTATAAAATTGTTTAGGCTCGAAATGATTCCACGGTATCCTAGGTAAGAAAGTTAAATCTATAACGAATATAGCCTGAATATTACATGGATGTGGGGATTTTTGATTTTGTCTTTTTACCCAAGATACAATGAAACTAATACCCTCCCGATtattttatacaagtataatacTTGGCTATTTTTTAATAATATATGGTTTATTTATTAATTTCCGCAAATATTTCGCAAATCCGGGGAATTTCAAAATTAACACACCCTTGGCCACTAGGACGTCGAACGTCACCTTTGGGCCGAGCTTAGGCCGACGGGCCTGTCGACTGGCGACGCAGTCAGATTTGTTGACAAATCGCCGAGGTCGATGCCGACATGCCCTTATCGACTTCCAGGATACCAATAGGACttttgctgcgcgtagttgacgtatgtctttccgttcaacacgcgaccgttgggaaccccaagaggaaggtgtgatgcgtacagcagtaagtttccctcagtaagaaaccaaggtttatcgaaccagtaggagccaagaagcacgttgaaggttgttggtgacggagtgtagtgcggcgcaacaccagggattccggcgc
Coding sequences within it:
- the LOC127344477 gene encoding protein PSK SIMULATOR 1-like encodes the protein MVAQKLAASWLPVDFRLPAVPQASLGILAFEAAAAMSRLLSLHRSLSEQEVSRLRSDAMRSSGVSYLNSTDQAFLLRLACAELVLSLDAAAAAVARLGLRCGIDFGGVYASLKAGAHDARIDPLVAKGLKVKAKKMERLVAATSRLCSEMEALGELEADERKLTSRGWIRHSGPIPAKLTTDPPTHLLTGGGGGDTFGADSLRQEIKTQLLKVRRLKEESLWSKSYEKAVGLMARAACAVFVRICTVFGHYVPGLPPPMPCTAGDSVQARLSKLLSPRAGKARASSGPITRRERELGAPARVHPPMQQHLSNSCPIIGLRPLSGHKPGVDWRKLLDAPPSTLGGAGLEQQYANVIVSAEELLQMEAEGRQEEANAERAEMYEMLPGKLRAAVRSKLRDWWRDPGPLDAGLADGWKEAVARIMAWLGPMAHHTVQWQAERTMDRTRRFDGGTRVYALQTLRWADKEKAEAAIVEVLVALSCICWYEERRRGSVRHTSIR